A stretch of the Marinobacter sp. JH2 genome encodes the following:
- a CDS encoding siderophore-interacting protein, with product MLRITLGGDGLEDFPQEQESAYIKLLFPQGGDARPLMRTYTIRDQRPEEIDVDFVMHEEHGPASAWASEAEPGDRILVAGPGARKLVSEDGDWFLLAADMTALPALSVNLEQLPEDARGYAVIEVREEADIQTLKHPPGLEVYWIINQKPCPEGHPLMGKVQSLAVLPGTPSVWAACEFGSMRALRRYFRQAFDVPKAQFYVSSYWKIGQTEDGHKKAKQSDSYDSAASR from the coding sequence ATGCTCCGAATCACCCTCGGTGGCGATGGGCTGGAGGATTTTCCACAAGAGCAGGAGAGTGCCTATATCAAGCTGCTGTTTCCTCAGGGCGGTGACGCTCGCCCCCTGATGAGAACCTACACTATCCGCGATCAGCGTCCCGAAGAAATCGACGTCGATTTTGTTATGCATGAAGAGCATGGTCCGGCTTCTGCCTGGGCCAGTGAAGCTGAGCCCGGAGACCGGATTCTTGTGGCAGGCCCCGGGGCGCGGAAGCTTGTCAGTGAGGACGGCGACTGGTTCCTGCTGGCAGCTGACATGACGGCGCTTCCGGCCCTTAGCGTCAATCTGGAACAACTCCCCGAGGATGCTCGCGGTTATGCCGTGATCGAAGTTCGCGAGGAGGCCGACATTCAGACCTTGAAGCACCCGCCTGGACTGGAAGTCTACTGGATCATCAATCAAAAACCATGCCCTGAGGGTCACCCTCTAATGGGTAAGGTGCAGTCGTTGGCTGTTCTGCCGGGCACTCCTTCGGTATGGGCAGCCTGCGAATTCGGCTCTATGCGTGCGTTAAGGCGTTATTTTCGCCAAGCTTTTGATGTGCCGAAAGCCCAATTCTATGTGTCCAGCTATTGGAAGATAGGCCAGACGGAAGATGGCCATAAGAAAGCAAAACAAAGTGATAGCTACGACTCTGCAGCTTCACGTTAA
- a CDS encoding putative 2-aminoethylphosphonate ABC transporter ATP-binding protein — protein sequence MKQSIQGSRLIVNNVSKHFGDFCALRDVNLDIEPGELVCFLGPSGCGKTTLLRIIAGLEQQSTGSLHQGEVDISLKPPHARDFGIVFQSYALFPNMTVEDNIAYGLRSVGTSKPQIQYRVSELLATVGLPEQAKKYPTQLSGGQQQRVALARALAPSPGLLLLDEPLSALDAQVRNHLRAEIRQLQRQLGVTTILVTHDQEEALAMADRVVVMNNGLIEQVGTPVEIYQQPASAFVAEFVGAMNFMDSSAVSRRSVQVGSRVLNLKHPLKGGQGPVRLAIRPEDVHLQPLTGNGWQAQVVSVDYLGAFIRTEIILRECGLRLVVDVSPRSARQLGLDQGAWVNVTLPSDSLHCFAA from the coding sequence ATGAAACAGTCAATCCAGGGAAGTCGCCTGATCGTAAACAATGTCAGTAAACATTTCGGTGACTTCTGTGCACTTCGGGACGTGAATCTGGATATTGAGCCAGGTGAGCTGGTGTGTTTTTTGGGCCCCTCGGGGTGTGGGAAAACCACATTGTTGCGAATCATCGCCGGCTTAGAGCAGCAATCCACTGGTTCGCTGCACCAAGGGGAGGTTGATATTTCCCTGAAACCGCCTCATGCGCGTGATTTCGGCATTGTTTTTCAGTCCTACGCGCTTTTCCCAAATATGACGGTTGAAGACAATATTGCGTACGGATTGCGCAGTGTAGGGACGTCTAAACCACAGATTCAGTACAGGGTTAGCGAGCTGTTAGCCACAGTCGGTTTGCCTGAACAAGCAAAAAAATACCCAACCCAGTTGTCCGGTGGCCAACAACAGCGCGTAGCTTTGGCCCGTGCTTTAGCGCCCAGTCCGGGTTTGCTGCTGTTGGATGAGCCACTATCGGCCCTCGATGCCCAAGTTCGTAATCACCTACGGGCAGAGATCCGACAGCTACAGCGGCAGTTGGGTGTGACCACCATTTTAGTCACGCATGATCAAGAAGAAGCCCTAGCGATGGCCGACCGCGTTGTGGTGATGAACAATGGTTTGATCGAACAAGTTGGAACACCGGTGGAGATATATCAACAGCCGGCTTCGGCGTTTGTTGCTGAATTTGTCGGAGCGATGAACTTCATGGACAGTTCAGCGGTAAGTCGTCGCTCTGTGCAAGTGGGCAGTCGCGTACTTAACCTAAAACACCCGCTGAAAGGCGGACAGGGGCCGGTGCGGCTGGCGATTCGCCCAGAGGATGTCCATCTTCAGCCCCTCACTGGAAATGGTTGGCAAGCGCAGGTGGTCTCTGTGGATTACTTGGGGGCCTTCATCCGGACCGAAATCATCCTGAGAGAGTGCGGTCTGCGTTTGGTGGTTGATGTGTCCCCCCGCTCAGCTCGTCAGCTTGGATTGGACCAAGGCGCATGGGTAAACGTAACGTTGCCCTCAGACTCACTGCATTGTTTTGCAGCCTGA
- a CDS encoding UTRA domain-containing protein — translation MPENFVTSEADAPLYLRVRDQLADLIKRGEVSANIRLPSERILAERFGTTRVTARLALAQLEAEGRIYRSNRRGWFVSPPRLIYNPTEDYSFSDNAVSQGRLSRTETLEVRCTVVSAWLAGKTGLETGDPVVLVRRRRYLDERPVLVENIFLNPRRLPDIKDFDFNRSLWKLLRDQYSVDLVQKKIEMFPTALVDPQASALSVNAGTAGLCVNRCSRDAAGVFVEFDEEFWLHDTLSIQVNVV, via the coding sequence ATGCCAGAGAATTTCGTCACCTCAGAGGCCGACGCACCCCTATACCTGCGTGTAAGGGATCAGTTGGCTGATCTGATTAAAAGGGGAGAGGTGAGTGCGAACATTAGGTTGCCCTCGGAGCGTATTTTAGCTGAGCGTTTTGGTACCACCCGAGTAACAGCCCGGCTTGCGTTGGCTCAGTTGGAAGCAGAGGGGCGTATATATCGCTCCAATCGGAGGGGCTGGTTCGTGTCTCCACCGCGTCTGATCTACAACCCTACGGAAGATTACAGTTTTTCGGATAATGCGGTTTCCCAAGGACGCCTCTCTCGAACGGAAACGCTTGAGGTTCGCTGCACTGTTGTCTCGGCTTGGCTGGCGGGTAAGACAGGTCTTGAGACGGGAGATCCGGTTGTGCTGGTCCGGCGCCGACGTTACCTGGATGAGCGGCCGGTACTGGTGGAAAACATCTTTCTCAACCCCCGTCGCCTCCCGGACATCAAAGATTTTGATTTTAATCGGTCTCTGTGGAAGCTTCTGCGCGATCAATACAGCGTTGATTTGGTTCAGAAGAAGATCGAAATGTTTCCCACTGCGCTGGTGGATCCTCAGGCAAGTGCGCTGAGCGTCAATGCTGGTACCGCAGGACTTTGCGTGAACCGCTGTAGCCGTGACGCTGCAGGGGTTTTCGTGGAGTTTGATGAGGAGTTTTGGCTTCACGACACCCTCAGCATTCAGGTGAATGTGGTCTGA
- a CDS encoding FN3 domain-containing metallophosphoesterase family protein, translating to MLFKYRSALALGLSGLLLAGCDDSSNSNTETEPTAPEIPGQPDPVVIPPPQAGAAPDFIVQPYLQAPSTDTMTVMFETENTEPQVWARSFGSNEEFRKVAGEIHSSDGLVYRAPLSELESNTLYEYYVLTTDTEGNQRVTQPFAFKTWPGPSDGVAEAKFIAISDTQLDRTMYEVVLNNVVSDGFMAKECDRTQPETCSENIAAITISGDVVQTGSNRTHWREQLFGRMAEITPYVPLVTVPGNHDYYGNAELELYRTYMAPPANGSAGYEDHWYFLDYLDLRLVGLDSYPISGAHGDFNRETLAVQRQWLRETLKDAEIHNKTFVMGIFHHGCLSEMWNAGESIGSCELVAELEQYSDRTGAVTGHLFGHTHSYSRGQSMDSQHLWLNAASASGYIEPLDDPSFQNAQISDYETFEVSRSEFGYSVLTYQFGQDQAVTLRRKKGGYNGDTDFEVVDKVTFSPAINNDFPQAISGTGALAAADVQLGIQVGVPDSVHEVQWQVAETEDFSGAVFDIWGNDTRRHNFFYDEAPLVGGDEYAGFESIDTQQGVDLFKLDLSLLLQQKTIRLGGDDHYRWNKRYASQNTHISAHDDYQGRSRPNLTLKPGTAYYWRARVRDKNMNWSNWSHHYKFDVEGSRTPNLLINGDAESGDLTGWAVLNGSVNAVSGVNNSGVLNAAQGEYYFTGRGFGNDQPADCCTDTAYQVVDVSGYTDVIDSEKAYIELGAKLATWNGVDEPKLLVELLDANDNVIPWGSSGSRSSSSKQKWETVNIIDQIPAGVRSIKVYIGGTRKQGSDNDVYFDDLNLNLLH from the coding sequence ATGCTTTTCAAATACCGCTCCGCTCTTGCTCTGGGGCTGTCCGGCCTATTACTTGCTGGCTGCGACGACTCCTCTAACTCAAACACTGAAACCGAGCCAACTGCTCCCGAAATTCCGGGCCAGCCTGACCCCGTCGTTATTCCCCCACCACAGGCGGGTGCAGCCCCCGACTTTATTGTTCAGCCCTATCTGCAGGCCCCCAGCACGGATACGATGACAGTGATGTTCGAAACCGAAAACACTGAACCTCAAGTGTGGGCTCGCTCATTCGGATCAAATGAAGAATTCCGCAAGGTTGCGGGCGAGATACACTCTAGCGATGGTTTGGTATATCGCGCACCGCTTTCAGAGCTGGAATCCAACACTCTTTATGAGTACTACGTACTGACCACCGATACTGAAGGAAACCAGCGGGTAACCCAACCGTTTGCGTTCAAAACCTGGCCGGGCCCTAGTGATGGCGTTGCCGAAGCAAAATTTATTGCGATCAGCGACACCCAACTGGATCGAACCATGTACGAAGTCGTACTGAACAACGTGGTAAGCGACGGTTTCATGGCAAAGGAGTGCGATCGCACGCAACCTGAAACCTGTTCGGAAAATATCGCTGCCATTACGATCTCCGGAGATGTCGTTCAGACTGGTAGCAACCGTACTCACTGGAGAGAGCAACTGTTCGGGCGAATGGCAGAGATAACTCCCTATGTACCACTGGTGACCGTTCCGGGAAACCATGATTATTATGGCAACGCCGAACTTGAACTCTATCGCACCTACATGGCGCCACCAGCCAACGGCTCCGCAGGATATGAAGATCATTGGTACTTCCTCGACTACCTTGATCTACGCTTGGTTGGTCTTGATAGCTATCCGATATCCGGCGCGCACGGCGACTTCAACCGAGAAACCCTAGCCGTACAACGTCAATGGCTACGTGAAACGCTTAAAGACGCCGAGATCCACAACAAGACGTTTGTTATGGGCATATTCCACCATGGCTGTCTCTCCGAAATGTGGAATGCCGGCGAAAGCATCGGCTCGTGTGAACTAGTGGCCGAGCTGGAGCAATACAGCGACCGAACAGGCGCTGTCACAGGACACCTCTTCGGACACACGCATTCCTATTCTCGGGGCCAATCTATGGACTCACAACATCTATGGCTGAACGCTGCCAGCGCATCGGGCTATATTGAACCGCTGGATGACCCAAGTTTCCAGAACGCCCAAATCAGCGACTACGAAACCTTTGAAGTCAGTCGTAGCGAATTTGGTTACAGCGTTCTTACATACCAGTTTGGCCAGGATCAAGCCGTTACCTTGCGCCGTAAAAAGGGCGGGTATAACGGTGATACCGACTTCGAAGTTGTCGATAAGGTCACTTTTTCGCCCGCAATAAACAATGACTTCCCTCAGGCCATCTCCGGCACAGGGGCACTGGCAGCCGCTGACGTTCAGTTAGGCATTCAAGTTGGGGTTCCAGATTCCGTCCATGAAGTACAGTGGCAAGTGGCCGAAACAGAAGATTTCTCAGGGGCCGTTTTCGATATCTGGGGTAACGATACAAGACGGCATAATTTTTTCTATGACGAGGCGCCGTTAGTTGGGGGTGATGAGTATGCAGGCTTTGAGTCCATTGACACCCAACAAGGTGTAGACCTTTTTAAGCTTGATCTATCGTTGCTGCTTCAACAGAAAACCATTCGCCTTGGCGGGGATGACCATTACCGCTGGAACAAACGCTACGCAAGCCAAAACACCCACATATCAGCACACGATGATTACCAGGGGCGCTCCCGGCCAAACCTGACACTAAAACCCGGTACAGCATACTACTGGAGAGCTCGTGTAAGAGATAAAAACATGAACTGGTCTAACTGGAGTCATCACTATAAATTTGACGTGGAAGGCTCTCGAACGCCCAACCTGTTAATAAATGGTGACGCGGAGTCTGGCGACCTCACTGGCTGGGCTGTCCTCAACGGGTCAGTCAATGCTGTATCTGGCGTTAACAATTCGGGCGTACTCAATGCGGCCCAGGGCGAATACTACTTTACAGGCCGAGGCTTTGGAAACGACCAGCCAGCTGACTGCTGCACTGACACCGCTTACCAAGTCGTCGATGTTTCGGGCTACACGGATGTGATTGACTCAGAAAAAGCCTACATTGAATTAGGCGCGAAGCTAGCCACATGGAATGGAGTAGACGAACCAAAACTGCTCGTAGAACTACTTGATGCTAACGACAACGTCATACCTTGGGGCTCCTCAGGATCGCGTAGCAGCAGCTCCAAGCAGAAATGGGAAACCGTGAATATCATCGATCAAATTCCGGCCGGCGTGAGGAGTATTAAAGTCTACATTGGCGGTACACGTAAGCAAGGCAGCGACAACGATGTCTACTTCGACGATTTGAACCTCAACCTTCTTCACTAA
- a CDS encoding 2-aminoethylphosphonate--pyruvate transaminase, which translates to MNEQDPYLLTPGPLTTSLTVKQAMLRDWGSWDGDFNGMTAQVCQRLLEAAGGEQSHVCVPVQGSGTFAVEAVLGTLIAPDSHTLVLMNGAYGKRIGQILDYLDRPYLSIDKGDYEPPRGDEVAAFLSAHPEVAQVVVVHCETSSGILNPIEEIAAVCERAGTRLIIDSMSAFGALPVNVATLPCAALVSSANKCFEGVPGFGFAIIERSLLEGAQGRCHSLSLDLYKQWRYMEKNGQWRYTPPTHVVAAFLQALKEHEAEGGVAGRLARYTRNRDRLVAGMRELGFQTLLADEWLSPIITTFLSPSASTFDFRQFYDEIKHQGFVIYPGKLTVTDSFRIGCIGQLFDEQIDDVITAVANACKNMGLTLPVPSPVWTPDNLKSD; encoded by the coding sequence ATGAATGAGCAAGACCCATACCTACTTACCCCTGGCCCGTTGACCACCAGCTTGACAGTCAAGCAGGCGATGCTGCGGGACTGGGGTTCCTGGGATGGTGATTTCAATGGCATGACCGCACAAGTGTGTCAGCGATTGCTGGAGGCAGCGGGCGGCGAGCAAAGCCACGTCTGTGTGCCGGTGCAGGGCAGTGGCACCTTCGCTGTTGAAGCGGTCTTAGGGACGTTGATAGCTCCAGACAGCCATACCCTCGTGCTGATGAACGGCGCTTATGGCAAGCGGATAGGTCAGATTTTGGATTACCTGGATCGGCCGTACTTGAGCATCGACAAAGGCGACTATGAACCCCCGCGCGGCGATGAAGTGGCCGCATTCCTGAGTGCTCACCCCGAGGTGGCCCAAGTTGTGGTGGTCCATTGCGAAACCAGCTCCGGGATCCTCAATCCGATTGAGGAAATTGCGGCAGTTTGTGAGCGAGCGGGTACCCGGCTGATCATTGATAGCATGAGTGCATTCGGAGCCTTGCCCGTAAATGTCGCAACATTGCCCTGTGCTGCGCTGGTGTCATCCGCAAACAAGTGCTTTGAAGGTGTGCCCGGATTCGGCTTCGCAATCATTGAGCGGTCGTTGTTAGAAGGCGCTCAAGGCCGTTGTCACAGTCTATCGCTGGACTTATATAAGCAGTGGCGCTACATGGAAAAAAACGGTCAGTGGCGGTATACACCGCCGACCCACGTCGTAGCCGCGTTTCTGCAAGCGCTGAAAGAGCATGAGGCTGAAGGCGGCGTGGCGGGGCGTTTGGCACGGTATACCCGCAACCGGGACCGGCTGGTGGCTGGCATGCGTGAGCTGGGCTTCCAGACTTTGTTGGCCGACGAGTGGCTTTCTCCGATTATTACCACCTTTTTGTCTCCGAGCGCGTCAACGTTCGACTTCCGCCAGTTTTACGATGAGATCAAGCACCAGGGTTTTGTCATCTACCCAGGCAAGCTCACGGTTACTGACAGTTTCCGAATTGGCTGTATTGGCCAGTTGTTCGATGAGCAAATCGACGACGTTATTACTGCGGTCGCCAATGCCTGCAAAAATATGGGGCTGACACTGCCTGTGCCATCTCCCGTTTGGACCCCTGATAACCTCAAATCCGACTGA
- the phnX gene encoding phosphonoacetaldehyde hydrolase, with translation MYRYSRSYIGPVQAIILDLAGTCVDFGSLAPIQAFLKLFESEGLSLTEAEAREPMGTEKREHIRQLLAMPRIRQQWRERSGAEPTEQDIERLYHAFVPFQTQAIVERSELIPGALALQAFARDHGIKLGVNTGYSREMVNVMLPELHRQGFEPESIVCATEVPQGRPAPYMSFCNAMELGATAVQGCVKVDDTATGIEEGLNSGMWTVGVVASGNAVGLSREQFDGLEETERAQRLAHSHCKMALSGAHYLIDSIEELPEVLACIQDRIEAGDCP, from the coding sequence ATGTACCGTTATAGCCGTTCGTACATCGGGCCTGTACAGGCCATCATTCTGGATCTTGCCGGCACCTGTGTGGACTTTGGCTCGTTAGCACCGATTCAAGCGTTTCTCAAACTGTTTGAATCCGAAGGTCTTTCGCTGACGGAGGCAGAGGCCCGTGAGCCGATGGGCACCGAAAAGCGAGAGCACATCCGGCAACTGCTGGCGATGCCGCGAATACGGCAACAGTGGCGGGAGCGCAGTGGCGCCGAACCGACTGAGCAGGACATTGAACGTCTGTATCACGCGTTTGTACCGTTCCAGACCCAGGCAATTGTAGAGCGCTCGGAGTTGATTCCCGGAGCTTTGGCTCTGCAGGCATTTGCTCGCGACCACGGCATCAAGCTGGGCGTTAATACGGGCTACAGTCGAGAGATGGTTAACGTGATGCTACCGGAGCTTCACCGACAGGGTTTCGAACCTGAGAGCATTGTGTGTGCCACCGAGGTACCTCAGGGTCGCCCTGCGCCTTATATGAGCTTTTGTAATGCCATGGAGCTGGGGGCGACTGCCGTGCAAGGTTGCGTAAAAGTGGATGATACTGCTACGGGCATTGAGGAGGGGTTGAATTCGGGTATGTGGACAGTTGGCGTGGTCGCATCAGGAAATGCGGTCGGTCTTTCTCGAGAGCAATTTGATGGATTAGAGGAGACGGAGCGCGCGCAGCGTCTAGCACATTCGCACTGTAAAATGGCTCTGTCGGGTGCGCACTATCTTATTGATTCAATTGAAGAGTTGCCAGAGGTTTTGGCGTGTATCCAGGATCGAATTGAGGCCGGCGATTGCCCCTGA
- a CDS encoding cytochrome b/b6 domain-containing protein, giving the protein MIQDSKARYGTVSRFLHWSMALLVVWQVLKFGDRISDGEHWVGQTLVPWHISIGTLLLVLIIVRLFWAVRQSARRPEPNASMAKLVKAGHGLLYLALLLMPVTGMMVMLGGGYGVTAFGIEILPKGDGLGWAKTLGELHSPLAWILSALVVGHVVMALAHHFVKGDDTLKRMV; this is encoded by the coding sequence ATGATTCAAGACAGCAAAGCTCGATACGGTACCGTCAGCAGATTTCTGCATTGGTCTATGGCGTTACTCGTGGTCTGGCAGGTTCTGAAGTTCGGGGATCGCATTTCTGATGGCGAGCATTGGGTTGGGCAAACGCTGGTTCCGTGGCACATATCGATCGGAACTTTGCTACTGGTGCTCATTATCGTGCGCCTGTTTTGGGCGGTTCGTCAGAGCGCTCGGAGACCTGAACCAAACGCATCCATGGCAAAGCTGGTCAAGGCGGGCCATGGATTGTTGTATCTGGCCCTTTTGCTGATGCCTGTTACCGGCATGATGGTGATGCTTGGTGGAGGTTATGGGGTGACAGCCTTTGGCATCGAGATTTTACCCAAAGGTGATGGGCTAGGCTGGGCGAAAACGCTGGGAGAGTTACATTCTCCTCTGGCCTGGATTCTTTCTGCGCTGGTTGTGGGGCACGTTGTCATGGCGCTGGCTCATCACTTCGTGAAGGGTGACGATACCCTCAAGCGCATGGTGTGA
- a CDS encoding FAD-dependent oxidoreductase: MSIANHPDVVVIGGGILGCSIASYLSQQPGLTVTVIERGGLAEQTTSQAAGLLTRIRPSSGLTALATETFEAIDRLEQDAGTPLPIQRAGSLQVAASASGQCQLDILALRAAEFGRQTEWLDNSEAEKLAPWLALGEGARALFLPDDGYIDPYALCMAYARAARRNGVRFLLHHEVTELVGSGERVTGVRLSTGDTVQAGLVIDAAGPWSTALARQKGINLAMAPIRSHYWISAPHPRMANGGPMTILPDSGAYARPEVGGLLFGLRDSRAVYARPDALPDSLHGYRFDVDPTGDEALEAGYPAFQRQCQVLEELTLAHYISSVSSYTPDSAPLIGAMPSVGGFLAATGCSGAGVGLSGGIGRLVSDLVSGQTPFVSLNDFRLDRFGPVDSFDATFIQRCAEARARKRSG; the protein is encoded by the coding sequence ATGTCCATTGCCAATCATCCAGATGTCGTCGTCATTGGCGGCGGCATCCTGGGATGTTCCATTGCCAGTTATCTCAGCCAGCAACCCGGTCTGACTGTTACCGTCATTGAGCGCGGAGGTCTGGCCGAGCAAACCACCAGTCAAGCAGCCGGCCTGTTGACCAGGATTCGTCCGTCCTCTGGTCTGACCGCACTGGCGACCGAGACCTTTGAAGCCATCGACCGGCTAGAGCAGGACGCTGGTACGCCACTGCCAATTCAGCGGGCGGGCAGTTTGCAGGTTGCTGCTTCCGCGTCAGGGCAATGTCAGCTCGATATTCTTGCTCTCCGAGCGGCCGAATTTGGTCGGCAGACCGAATGGCTTGATAACTCCGAAGCGGAGAAATTGGCTCCTTGGTTGGCTCTGGGGGAGGGGGCTCGGGCTCTGTTTCTCCCAGACGATGGTTATATCGACCCGTATGCCTTGTGCATGGCATACGCCCGTGCGGCCCGGCGTAACGGTGTTCGATTCCTGTTGCACCACGAGGTGACGGAGCTGGTTGGCTCTGGGGAACGTGTTACAGGTGTTCGGCTGTCAACTGGCGATACAGTGCAGGCAGGATTGGTGATAGATGCCGCAGGTCCCTGGAGCACGGCGCTGGCGCGTCAAAAAGGTATCAACCTGGCGATGGCACCGATCCGAAGTCATTACTGGATTTCTGCGCCTCATCCGCGAATGGCTAACGGTGGTCCCATGACCATTCTGCCCGACAGCGGAGCCTACGCACGCCCAGAAGTAGGCGGCCTGCTGTTCGGGCTGCGTGATAGCCGCGCCGTTTACGCCCGACCGGACGCTCTCCCCGATAGCCTGCATGGTTATCGCTTCGATGTCGATCCTACTGGCGATGAGGCTCTGGAAGCAGGCTATCCGGCATTTCAGCGTCAATGTCAGGTGCTCGAAGAGCTGACTCTCGCCCATTATATCAGTAGCGTTTCTAGCTATACGCCGGACAGTGCGCCGCTGATCGGAGCGATGCCCAGTGTGGGTGGATTCCTCGCGGCTACCGGGTGTTCGGGGGCTGGTGTTGGTCTGTCGGGAGGTATTGGGCGCCTCGTATCAGATTTGGTGTCCGGTCAGACCCCTTTTGTTTCTCTCAACGATTTCAGGCTGGATCGGTTTGGCCCAGTCGATTCTTTTGATGCCACTTTTATCCAACGCTGTGCCGAGGCTCGCGCCCGTAAGCGTTCCGGTTAA
- a CDS encoding LysR family transcriptional regulator, which translates to MRVFVQAASRGSLSAAGRTLGMSPAMATKHVDALEARFGVKLLHRTTRGLSLTDPGREYLEGCQRILQDLEEVESDISAQRQEAKGRLRVNVPLSFGLRFIAPLIPGFTERYPMVDVELGLSDSQQNLFDGSWDLIFRVGYLADSDLRARRLGDTPMKVCASPDYLAKHGPPQRVSDLSSHNCLSYTLSPFQSKGFWAFGHHGEIEVPVKGNLRADNGDALMAAAIRGQGIIYQPEFIVTDALANGELISLSLDHPPLEPGGLYVLFSPDRRLPLKVRAMIDYLVEVFSGGIREQ; encoded by the coding sequence ATGCGCGTTTTTGTCCAGGCAGCCTCCCGCGGCAGTCTGTCGGCTGCGGGGCGGACGCTAGGCATGTCTCCGGCTATGGCAACCAAACATGTCGATGCCCTTGAAGCGAGATTTGGAGTCAAGCTGCTCCATCGGACAACCAGAGGGCTGTCCCTGACCGATCCTGGCAGAGAGTATCTGGAAGGATGCCAGCGTATTCTTCAGGATCTGGAAGAAGTGGAATCTGACATCTCCGCCCAGCGGCAAGAAGCAAAGGGGCGTTTGCGGGTAAATGTTCCGCTCTCCTTTGGGCTTCGGTTCATTGCTCCACTGATCCCCGGGTTTACCGAGCGGTATCCGATGGTAGACGTTGAACTGGGGCTGAGTGATTCGCAGCAGAATCTATTTGATGGCAGTTGGGACCTAATTTTCCGCGTGGGCTATCTGGCAGACAGCGATCTCAGGGCGCGGCGCCTGGGAGATACTCCCATGAAAGTCTGTGCCTCGCCGGATTACCTCGCCAAGCACGGCCCACCTCAACGCGTGTCTGACTTGTCCAGCCACAACTGCCTGAGTTATACGCTGTCTCCGTTCCAGAGCAAGGGTTTCTGGGCGTTTGGTCACCATGGCGAAATAGAGGTTCCAGTGAAGGGCAACCTCAGAGCCGACAATGGCGATGCCTTGATGGCGGCCGCCATTCGGGGCCAGGGCATTATCTATCAACCCGAGTTCATCGTGACAGATGCCTTGGCCAACGGCGAACTGATATCCCTGAGCCTGGACCACCCACCACTGGAGCCCGGCGGGCTTTACGTGCTGTTCTCGCCTGATCGGCGGTTACCCCTTAAAGTCCGGGCAATGATTGATTATTTGGTTGAAGTGTTTTCAGGCGGCATTCGGGAGCAGTGA
- a CDS encoding putative 2-aminoethylphosphonate ABC transporter substrate-binding protein, giving the protein MKKLKLAIALGLCTAAFGAQAKTELTVYTALEADDLKRYAQRFNEDHPDIKINWVRDSTGIVTARLLAEKENPRADVVWGLAGTSLLMLKNEGMLQPYSPEGLEKLSPKFRDSGDDPSWVGTNAWMAGLCVNTIEAEKEGLPIPSSWNDLTKPVYEGHVVMPNPNSSGTGYLDVSGWLQMMGEDEGWAFMDGLHNNISRYTHSGSKPCKMAASGETPIGVSFAFRGARLKDQGAPLELVFPKEGLGWEVEAAGIIKGTAKVDAAETLVDWAISRKAMEMYNEGFAIVAMPGVAKPVKHFPSNAEELIIDNDFAWAAENREAILSKWQQRYDNKSEAQ; this is encoded by the coding sequence GTGAAAAAATTGAAACTCGCAATCGCTTTGGGCTTGTGTACTGCAGCTTTTGGAGCTCAGGCGAAAACTGAGCTGACGGTATACACCGCTCTGGAAGCAGACGACTTGAAGCGATATGCGCAGCGTTTTAATGAAGATCATCCAGACATCAAAATTAACTGGGTTCGCGATTCCACTGGGATTGTCACAGCGCGCTTGTTGGCAGAGAAAGAAAACCCTCGTGCCGATGTTGTTTGGGGACTCGCGGGTACCAGTCTTCTGATGTTGAAAAATGAAGGTATGTTGCAGCCGTATTCGCCCGAAGGGCTAGAAAAATTGTCTCCGAAGTTCCGTGACTCTGGGGATGATCCTTCCTGGGTAGGCACCAATGCCTGGATGGCAGGTCTCTGTGTAAACACAATTGAGGCCGAAAAAGAGGGGCTACCCATTCCTTCGAGCTGGAATGATCTAACTAAGCCGGTTTACGAAGGTCACGTGGTTATGCCTAACCCAAACTCCTCCGGAACGGGCTATTTAGACGTTTCGGGCTGGCTGCAGATGATGGGTGAGGACGAAGGCTGGGCTTTCATGGATGGCCTGCACAACAATATCAGTCGTTACACTCACTCCGGTTCTAAGCCTTGCAAAATGGCAGCGTCTGGCGAAACCCCTATTGGGGTGTCATTCGCGTTCCGCGGTGCCCGTTTGAAAGACCAAGGTGCCCCCTTGGAGTTGGTATTCCCGAAAGAAGGTTTGGGGTGGGAAGTAGAAGCGGCAGGCATCATTAAAGGGACAGCGAAGGTCGATGCCGCTGAGACACTTGTTGACTGGGCTATTAGTCGTAAAGCGATGGAAATGTATAACGAAGGCTTCGCTATTGTGGCAATGCCGGGCGTGGCCAAACCGGTGAAGCACTTCCCAAGTAATGCAGAGGAGTTGATCATCGATAACGACTTTGCCTGGGCGGCTGAGAATCGCGAGGCGATTCTTTCGAAGTGGCAGCAGCGATATGACAACAAGTCGGAAGCGCAATAG